Within the Bacillus mesophilus genome, the region CCCTGCTAGGCAGGTAGAAAGGATAGATTGCTCTGTCTTTTTGATTAACCGCTCCGGAGTGGCCCCGATAAAAGTTGACGATCCACTTTCCATTGCAAAAAGATAGCTAGTCGGCTGATTTTGTTGAAGATAATATAGGATAGAGGCAATATTAAAATCTTCGTCTGAATAAAGCCTTAATTCTCTCGCTAATACTGCTTTTTCCAGAATGCCTGCATTTATATTTGAAATCACATTTTCTATTGAATTCATCCACTCTTTAACTTCCACTTCCTTCTCTATGAACGAGTGGTTTCGTGGAACAGTTTTCCTATTATCGGATCGTAATAAATTTTTCTGATCTTCGATAAGTTGCTGTGAAATCTTCTCTGGTTGATCTTGTGCTGTTACAATTTTATTGATTGTAAACCATGTATCTTCTTTTTCAATAGATAACATATATGTTGGTAAGTAAAATTTAGATTCTGGGAAGTCATTCCATAAGTCTGTGCGTTTCTTCTCAGGATCAAATGAAAAGCCACCAAATAGCTTAACTCCTATTGAGTGATTGGATTGGATAGAGGTTTGGATTAACTTTTTCCACTCTATTTCAATTTGCTCAAAGCGAGATACCTTTGAATCTGAAGTTGATATAACTTGTGATGCCCCAAGTCCTACAAACGTTGTAAACTGATCAGGTTCTTTCCAAAAGAAGCGTTCCCCAAAGAATTGTTTGTTTCCTGCTTGATAAAACATAAGGGGATCAACATAGTCAATACTCATACTTGAACTAACAAGTATAGGATGTCCAAGTTTACGGGCTTGGTCTATTCCTTCTTTGATGGTATCTAGTATGGATTTTTGTTGAGTGGTGATCATCACATTCCCCCCTAACCTAGTCATTTTACCGACATTTCTTTCATTAACTATATAAAAATACACCTGTCATTTCGGACTGTCAATAATAGTCCTACCGTTTCGATGATTCTTCCATATTTATATTGTATAGTTTTTGGCTTAAAGCATAAAGGAAAACGTTTCATTTCTTGTAAATAGATGTGCATTATTCCTTAATAAAAGCGTTGACACTCTTCCCTTCTTTACCTAAACTATATGTGATGTAGCTTAGAAAGAGGTGAAGCAGCTATGCA harbors:
- a CDS encoding isochorismate synthase; translation: MITTQQKSILDTIKEGIDQARKLGHPILVSSSMSIDYVDPLMFYQAGNKQFFGERFFWKEPDQFTTFVGLGASQVISTSDSKVSRFEQIEIEWKKLIQTSIQSNHSIGVKLFGGFSFDPEKKRTDLWNDFPESKFYLPTYMLSIEKEDTWFTINKIVTAQDQPEKISQQLIEDQKNLLRSDNRKTVPRNHSFIEKEVEVKEWMNSIENVISNINAGILEKAVLARELRLYSDEDFNIASILYYLQQNQPTSYLFAMESGSSTFIGATPERLIKKTEQSILSTCLAGSIKRGQSDEEDQRLEEELLHDVKNLEEHQFVVEMISQELEQVCESLTTGEEPVIFKAKDIQHLYTPITGKVREHVHLLSIVEKLHPTPALGGFPQDKALIEIREQEHLDRGWYAGPIGWIDSKGNGEFAVAIRSGLVRQKEASLFAGCGIVEKSEPVMEYEETQIKFKPMLTAIGGKVNG